Proteins from a single region of Candidatus Zixiibacteriota bacterium:
- a CDS encoding site-specific DNA-methyltransferase gives MHDKNILLYNEDCISGMRRRLQPGSVDIVVTSPPYNIGVKYGSYDDSIPRKDYLTWLKEWGKALKEVLNDSGSLFLNIGSRPSEPEIPFQVASVLSEDFKIQNVIHWIKSIYMETSSYGEKVDINVGHYKPINSRRFLNDTHEYIFHLTKTGVVEIDRLALGVPYKDQTNITRWRAGKGKLRCRGNCWFIPYDTIQSRAADRPHPASFPPLLAENCIKLHGLKKGMTILDPFMGIGNTGLACRKLNLKFIGFELDKKYFQTAWEMISKVEITS, from the coding sequence ATGCACGATAAAAATATCCTTCTCTATAATGAAGATTGTATCTCCGGAATGCGCCGGCGCCTTCAGCCGGGGAGCGTCGACATCGTGGTCACCTCGCCGCCATACAACATCGGCGTGAAATATGGTTCATATGACGATTCCATTCCCCGAAAGGATTATCTGACATGGTTGAAAGAGTGGGGAAAGGCCCTTAAAGAGGTCTTGAACGATTCCGGTTCTCTTTTTCTCAATATCGGTTCCCGGCCGTCCGAGCCGGAAATACCCTTTCAGGTCGCAAGTGTCCTGAGCGAGGATTTCAAAATCCAGAATGTCATTCACTGGATAAAATCGATTTATATGGAAACGAGCAGTTATGGAGAAAAAGTCGATATCAATGTCGGCCACTATAAACCGATCAACAGCCGCCGCTTCCTGAATGATACCCATGAATATATTTTTCATCTGACTAAGACCGGGGTCGTTGAAATCGACCGTTTGGCGCTGGGTGTTCCCTACAAAGATCAAACCAACATCACCCGCTGGCGCGCCGGCAAAGGAAAACTCCGCTGTCGCGGCAACTGCTGGTTTATTCCTTATGACACTATCCAGAGCCGAGCCGCCGACCGGCCCCACCCCGCCTCATTCCCCCCGCTGCTGGCCGAAAATTGCATCAAGCTGCACGGCCTTAAGAAAGGGATGACTATCCTTGACCCGTTCATGGGTATCGGGAACACCGGACTGGCTTGCCGCAAATTAAATCTGAAATTCATCGGCTTTGAACTGGATAAGAAATATTTCCAAACAGCATGGGAGATGATTTCCAAAGTGGAAATCACCTCTTGA